One genomic segment of [Phormidium] sp. ETS-05 includes these proteins:
- a CDS encoding iron uptake porin, giving the protein MQSNYQNGLKLAPSLIASTLLLAHPANAQADPSQTLKQLDEYNPISQSAQGGESLETINSVNELRDVRPSDWAYSALQSLAERYGCLLAYPDDTYRGNRALTRYEFAAGLDACLNVVQRLIQEGTSQIGDSDLSSIQRLQQEFGAELATLRARIDGIEVRTAELEANQFSTTTKLEGEAIFVLTGVATGDDATGSPIDRVTTFGHRARLNFETSFTGQDLLRTRLQTSNLPPFSESATLTPQGDQFFANDNGNVFEVDALLYSTPVTENLEVAFTANAGASDDFASTVNPFFDGDAGSGALSTFGTRHPIYYLISNAGMGLRYAFNPKVELGLGYMAADGPIPTQKNGLFNGAYGAMAQLLLKPSPKLQIGLTYLNAYNNETGTGSNLSNFRSFSENTLGEAVPIISNAYGLEASWQLHDHVAIGGWVGYINAQPLSTLGGQIKRGSMDIWNWAVNLSFPDIGKPGSLAGILVGMEPRVTSSSVELLGSKVEDPDTGLHIEAFYQFPMSDNIAITPGIIWLTAPDHNTNNDDVVIGTIRTTFNF; this is encoded by the coding sequence ATGCAGTCTAACTACCAAAACGGGCTGAAACTGGCGCCCAGCCTGATTGCCAGTACCCTGCTACTCGCCCATCCGGCCAATGCTCAGGCGGACCCCAGCCAGACTCTGAAACAACTGGATGAGTATAACCCCATATCCCAATCGGCGCAAGGTGGGGAAAGCCTAGAAACCATCAATTCCGTCAACGAACTGCGGGACGTGCGCCCCTCAGACTGGGCTTACAGTGCCCTACAATCTCTGGCGGAGCGCTACGGCTGCCTTTTGGCTTACCCCGATGACACTTATCGTGGCAACCGGGCCTTGACCCGGTATGAGTTTGCTGCCGGTTTAGATGCTTGTTTAAATGTGGTGCAGCGTTTGATTCAAGAAGGCACATCCCAAATCGGGGACTCAGATTTATCCTCTATCCAGCGGTTGCAGCAGGAATTTGGCGCGGAACTGGCGACCCTGCGGGCTCGTATAGATGGGATAGAAGTGCGGACCGCTGAGCTGGAAGCTAACCAATTTTCCACTACTACGAAGTTGGAAGGAGAGGCGATTTTCGTCTTAACTGGCGTGGCGACGGGTGACGATGCGACGGGCAGTCCCATAGACAGAGTAACGACTTTTGGCCATCGAGCCCGGTTGAACTTTGAAACCAGCTTCACTGGTCAAGATTTACTCCGCACCCGGTTGCAGACCAGCAACTTGCCGCCATTCTCGGAAAGTGCCACCCTGACACCCCAGGGAGACCAGTTTTTTGCCAACGATAACGGTAATGTTTTTGAAGTAGATGCCCTGCTCTACAGTACGCCAGTAACGGAAAATCTGGAAGTGGCTTTTACTGCCAATGCGGGGGCGTCCGATGATTTTGCCAGTACGGTGAATCCCTTTTTTGATGGGGATGCTGGTAGTGGGGCTTTATCCACTTTTGGCACCCGTCACCCCATTTATTATTTAATCAGTAATGCGGGGATGGGCTTGCGGTACGCTTTTAACCCAAAAGTGGAGCTGGGTTTGGGTTATATGGCGGCGGACGGTCCGATTCCGACGCAAAAGAATGGGTTGTTTAATGGGGCTTATGGGGCGATGGCGCAGTTGTTGCTCAAACCGAGCCCGAAACTGCAAATTGGTCTGACCTACCTCAACGCCTACAACAACGAAACCGGTACGGGCAGCAACCTGTCCAACTTCCGCAGTTTCAGCGAAAATACCCTCGGAGAAGCCGTCCCCATCATTAGCAACGCCTACGGTTTAGAAGCATCGTGGCAACTGCACGACCATGTGGCGATCGGCGGTTGGGTAGGCTACATCAACGCTCAACCCCTCTCCACCCTCGGCGGTCAAATCAAACGCGGCTCGATGGACATTTGGAACTGGGCCGTAAACCTATCATTCCCTGACATTGGCAAACCGGGCAGCCTCGCCGGTATCCTCGTCGGAATGGAACCGCGAGTTACCTCCTCTAGCGTCGAGCTACTGGGTAGCAAAGTGGAAGACCCAGACACCGGCTTACATATAGAAGCCTTCTACCAATTCCCCATGTCCGACAACATCGCCATCACCCCAGGAATCATCTGGTTAACCGCCCCAGACCACAACACCAACAACGATGATGTGGTCATCGGCACCATCAGAACCACATTCAATTTTTAG
- the cysH gene encoding phosphoadenosine phosphosulfate reductase — MVHAIEAPKLQTTSFDLEELNQRMASAHPREILAWCINNIPTGLVQSTAFGVTGMVIMDILYRDLKPNPPVPVLFLDTLHHFHETLEFVEKAKATYNLDLRTYKTLEASDRQEFAKRYGVALWHSNIEKFHHITKVEPLQRGLNELNTIAWITGRRRDQSETRAELPIFELDKYNRIKVNPLAHWTRKETWAYMMQFDVIYHPLLNQGYTSIGDEPLTTPVLPGEHERAGRWRGSQKTECGIHI; from the coding sequence ATGGTCCACGCCATAGAAGCACCAAAGCTGCAAACCACCAGCTTCGACCTGGAAGAACTCAACCAGCGCATGGCATCCGCTCACCCTCGCGAGATTCTGGCTTGGTGCATAAACAATATCCCCACCGGACTGGTGCAAAGCACAGCTTTTGGTGTCACTGGTATGGTGATTATGGATATCCTCTACCGCGATTTAAAACCCAACCCCCCCGTACCGGTACTGTTTCTGGATACGCTGCACCACTTCCATGAAACTCTGGAGTTTGTGGAAAAGGCAAAAGCTACCTACAATCTTGACTTGCGTACCTACAAAACTCTCGAAGCGAGCGATCGCCAAGAGTTTGCCAAGCGTTACGGTGTGGCTTTGTGGCACAGCAATATAGAAAAATTCCACCACATCACCAAGGTGGAACCCCTACAACGCGGTCTTAATGAGCTGAACACCATTGCTTGGATTACCGGACGCCGCCGGGACCAGTCGGAAACCCGCGCTGAACTCCCGATTTTCGAGCTGGACAAGTACAACCGGATTAAAGTTAATCCCTTGGCTCACTGGACCCGCAAGGAAACTTGGGCTTATATGATGCAGTTCGATGTAATTTACCATCCTCTCCTCAACCAGGGTTATACTAGCATCGGTGACGAACCCCTCACCACCCCCGTCCTCCCCGGAGAACATGAACGGGCCGGACGTTGGCGCGGTTCTCAGAAAACTGAATGCGGCATTCACATTTAA
- a CDS encoding DUF4382 domain-containing protein, with the protein MAALKAHRGTRGQGDQRTRGPADQGTPSLPVPPSPSPPGGEGTLEIRANGEDFVRQGFVSKDGWQISFDRLDAHIASVTAYQTDPPYDAEAGGEIKAKQSISLPQGQIVDLAAGDENAPPILVGEVKAPPGTYNAVAWKLAKATTGPSAGSALMLQGKATKEGKTVDFQIKIEEELAFTCGEFVGDARKGILAPGGKADLELTFHFDHLFGDGSAEPDDEINTGALGFEPLAALASGDKVETDLATLKQKLSAADYQKIEEILPSLGHVGRPLSCGIN; encoded by the coding sequence TTGGCTGCGCTCAAGGCACACAGGGGGACCAGGGGACAGGGGGACCAGCGGACCAGGGGACCAGCGGACCAGGGGACTCCCAGTCTCCCCGTCCCCCCGTCACCCAGTCCCCCAGGGGGTGAGGGCACCCTGGAAATCCGCGCCAACGGAGAAGATTTCGTCCGCCAAGGATTCGTCTCCAAAGACGGATGGCAAATCAGTTTTGACCGGTTAGATGCTCACATCGCCTCTGTCACCGCCTACCAAACTGACCCCCCCTATGACGCTGAAGCAGGGGGAGAAATCAAAGCCAAACAAAGCATCAGCCTACCCCAAGGGCAGATAGTGGACCTAGCTGCGGGGGATGAAAATGCGCCGCCGATATTGGTGGGAGAAGTGAAAGCCCCTCCGGGCACTTATAACGCCGTAGCCTGGAAATTGGCCAAAGCCACTACTGGTCCGAGTGCAGGTTCGGCTCTGATGTTGCAGGGGAAAGCCACAAAAGAGGGAAAAACCGTAGATTTCCAAATCAAAATTGAGGAAGAATTAGCCTTTACCTGCGGGGAGTTTGTGGGAGATGCGCGCAAAGGAATCCTCGCCCCCGGCGGTAAAGCAGATTTAGAGCTGACTTTCCATTTTGACCATTTATTTGGCGATGGAAGTGCCGAGCCAGATGATGAAATCAATACCGGAGCCCTAGGGTTTGAGCCATTGGCGGCGCTGGCGTCAGGAGACAAGGTAGAGACGGATTTGGCCACTTTGAAGCAAAAGTTAT
- the sbcD gene encoding exonuclease subunit SbcD produces the protein MIKILHLSDIHMGSGFSHGRMNPETGQNTRLEDFAASLRRCIDRALAEPVDLVLFGGDAFPDATPPPFVQEVFAAEFRRLADGQIPTVLLVGNHDQHSLGEGGASLCIYRTLGVPGFIVGDRLATHRVTTRNGPVQIITLPWLTRSTLLTRPETEKLTLGEINHLLIERLTIALKGEIMQLTPEIPTVLLAHLMADNAEYGAERYLAVGKGFTIPLSLLTQPEFDYVALGHVHRHQNLNKSNNPPVVYPGSIERVDFSEEKEEKGYILVELERGAANWQFCPLPVRPFKTIKVDISEAEEPQKALLTAIHKYQIQDAVVRLVYQLRPDQIDQIDNATIHQSLKLAHTYSIQPELVSQQSAPRLPELGASGGIDPLEALQAYLGDRVDLQDIAAEMLAAAETLISGETWTEDDAESLAEITLTPPEGAQLRLL, from the coding sequence ATGATTAAAATCCTTCACCTTTCCGATATCCACATGGGAAGCGGTTTTTCTCATGGGCGGATGAACCCGGAAACGGGGCAAAATACCAGATTAGAAGATTTTGCCGCCAGTTTGCGCCGCTGTATTGACCGGGCTTTAGCGGAACCGGTAGATTTAGTGTTGTTCGGGGGGGATGCTTTTCCCGATGCGACGCCGCCGCCGTTTGTACAAGAGGTGTTCGCCGCTGAGTTTCGCCGTCTGGCGGATGGGCAAATTCCTACGGTGTTGTTGGTGGGAAACCATGACCAGCATTCTTTGGGGGAGGGGGGAGCCAGTTTGTGCATTTATCGGACTTTAGGGGTGCCGGGATTTATTGTGGGCGATCGGCTGGCTACCCACCGCGTTACTACTCGCAACGGTCCGGTGCAAATCATCACTCTCCCTTGGTTGACTCGTTCTACTCTCCTCACTCGTCCCGAAACGGAAAAACTCACCCTTGGGGAAATTAATCATCTGCTCATTGAGCGTCTCACCATTGCCCTGAAAGGGGAAATTATGCAGCTAACCCCAGAAATTCCCACGGTCCTGTTGGCTCACTTAATGGCGGATAATGCAGAATATGGGGCAGAAAGATATTTGGCTGTGGGTAAAGGTTTTACGATTCCACTGTCGCTGTTGACCCAACCAGAATTTGACTATGTTGCCCTCGGTCACGTCCACCGTCATCAAAATCTGAATAAATCTAATAACCCGCCGGTGGTGTATCCGGGAAGTATCGAGCGGGTGGATTTTAGCGAGGAAAAAGAAGAAAAAGGTTATATTTTAGTAGAATTAGAGCGTGGAGCAGCTAATTGGCAATTTTGTCCCCTGCCAGTGCGGCCATTTAAAACGATTAAGGTGGATATTTCTGAAGCGGAAGAACCGCAAAAAGCGTTATTAACGGCGATTCACAAATATCAAATTCAAGATGCAGTGGTGCGGCTGGTTTATCAACTGCGTCCCGACCAAATCGACCAAATTGATAATGCCACTATCCACCAGAGTTTAAAGTTGGCGCATACTTACAGTATTCAACCGGAATTAGTCAGCCAACAAAGCGCGCCACGCCTCCCGGAATTAGGCGCTAGTGGGGGGATTGACCCGTTGGAAGCGTTGCAAGCCTATTTGGGCGATCGGGTTGACCTGCAAGATATCGCCGCCGAAATGCTCGCCGCCGCTGAAACCTTAATTTCTGGGGAAACTTGGACCGAAGATGACGCCGAATCTTTGGCAGAGATAACGTTAACGCCACCAGAAGGGGCTCAATTGCGATTGCTGTAG